CGGCACGCGCCATGGAGATCAATCTGTTTTAGCCTGTTAAGGCTTTGTGCCCTTTCCCGGTTCCGGGTGCCATATTTTATCGACTTCTTCTATTTTCTGCTTCCCCTTTTCGATATATTCCTTGCCCATTTTGTAGCCCGTTATGCCTTTTTCTACGGATTCAATGGTTTTCTGCTCCGCTGTTTTCAGGGTTGATTGGATATTCTGTTTAGCCGTTTCCGGGTTCTTCCAGTAAAAGTATCCGTAGATACCAAGGAAGATGAGGAGAACAAGCAGGGCCATTTTGAAGAGTTTTTTAAAGAGAAACCAGGTAATAAAAAAGGCGCAGCAAACGGCTATCGCTACCGTGAGCTGGTGACTGGTTATGTAACGGATGAGTTCGTCCATGCTGTTAAACCTCCTGGAAAGATGATGGTTATAGACGAGCCATACAGGATAAACAATATCATACGGCGCTAATTTACAGAAAAACGCCAAGAAAATCCAGCCCTCCTTTCATCTTGACAAAGCAGGAGCCTATGAAATAGTTACGACGAAGGGACAGAAGAAAGATAATGAAATATTACGGTATATTAGATGAATACCAGTTCACTGTGGGCGTGAAAGAACCTGTAAAACCGGTCAATCGAGGGGGTATGAATTTAAAAAACGGTGCATGTTTTGCCACAGGGGCGTCAAGCCATGAAGGCTGATTTCGGGTGGGGGTACCGAAAGAAAGTGGCGATTACGACCCTGGGATGTAAGGTGAACCAGTACGAGTCATGCGCTCTGGCCGGTGAGTTTAGGAAGCGGGGCTACGAAGTCGTGCCTTTCGGTACGCCGGCCGACATTTATGTCATTAACACCTGTACGGTGACGGGCCGAAGCGATTATCAGTCCCGCCAGTTGATCCGGCGAGCCTTCCGCGCCAACCCTGGGGCAATCATTGTCGCGACGGGTTGTTACGCCCAGGTTGCTCCGGAGGAACTTGCGGTGATGCCGGAAGTATCCCTCATCGTGGGAAACGATGAAAAGCTGACCCTGCCGGAACGCATCGAAGCGATGGGTGACGGCAACGGGAAGGTTCAGGTCGGCGACATCTGGCATGTGAAACATATTAATTTCCGGTCGGTTTCGTTTTTCCCAGATCACACCCGGGCCTTTCTCAAAATCCAGGATGGATGCAACGCCTGTTGCAGCTACTGCATTGTGCCGACGGCCCGAGGCAGGAGTCGGAGTCTTCCTCGGGAAAGCGTGTTGACGGAGCTGCGACGTCTGGGGCAAAGCGGATATCAGGAGGTCGTTCTGACGGGGATTCATCTGGGGGCCTACGGTCAGGATTTGCCGGAGCCGATGGGGTTGCTCGATATGTTGAAGGCTGTAGAAAAGGAGCGACCCGTTTCCAGGATCCGTCTGAGTTCCCTGGAACCGGCCGAGATATCCGACGAATTGGTTGATTGGGTTGGGAGATCGAACGTAATCTGCCCGCATTTCCATGTTCCCCTGCAAAGTGGGGACGATGATGTGCTGCAATCCATGCGACGCGCCTATGATCGCGCCTTTTTTCACGCCTTGATTGAAAAAATTAGGGCGAAGGTGCCTCGGGCAGCCATTGGCGTCGATGTCATGACAGGGTTCCCGGGCGAGGATGAGGCGGCCTTCCAGAATACCTTTGATTTGATCGCGTCCCTGCCTTTAACCTATCTCCATGTTTTCCCCTATTCGCGAAGGCACGGGACGGCGGCGGCGGTCATGGAGGGACAGGTGGAGGAGAAGGCCAAGAGGGGGCGGGCGGAGGCGTTGAGACTTCTGGGAGCCGGGAAAAAGGAAGAATTCGCCCGCTCGTTTGTCGGCGCCGAACTACCCGTTCTGATCGAAGGTTACGGCGGCAGAGATAAAAAAAACATGAGGGGATGGACGGACAATTACCTGGCCGTGATTTTTGAACAGGGGAACCCCGATTGGATCAACCAGATTGTCCCTACCCGGATTTTGGACGAAGAAAGGGGACAACTCAGGGGGAGGGTCAATCATGCCTGAGAAACGGGATCGTATT
The Deltaproteobacteria bacterium DNA segment above includes these coding regions:
- the mtaB gene encoding tRNA (N(6)-L-threonylcarbamoyladenosine(37)-C(2))-methylthiotransferase MtaB, coding for MKADFGWGYRKKVAITTLGCKVNQYESCALAGEFRKRGYEVVPFGTPADIYVINTCTVTGRSDYQSRQLIRRAFRANPGAIIVATGCYAQVAPEELAVMPEVSLIVGNDEKLTLPERIEAMGDGNGKVQVGDIWHVKHINFRSVSFFPDHTRAFLKIQDGCNACCSYCIVPTARGRSRSLPRESVLTELRRLGQSGYQEVVLTGIHLGAYGQDLPEPMGLLDMLKAVEKERPVSRIRLSSLEPAEISDELVDWVGRSNVICPHFHVPLQSGDDDVLQSMRRAYDRAFFHALIEKIRAKVPRAAIGVDVMTGFPGEDEAAFQNTFDLIASLPLTYLHVFPYSRRHGTAAAVMEGQVEEKAKRGRAEALRLLGAGKKEEFARSFVGAELPVLIEGYGGRDKKNMRGWTDNYLAVIFEQGNPDWINQIVPTRILDEERGQLRGRVNHA